Proteins encoded by one window of Cannabis sativa cultivar Pink pepper isolate KNU-18-1 chromosome 4, ASM2916894v1, whole genome shotgun sequence:
- the LOC115712255 gene encoding AAA-ATPase At5g17760: MFSTNEMPSPYSIFTAMASITASIMFFQSMINQILPKQVTNYLISILQHLFQSHYPHTTITFVFEKGSEYGTRNQIYDAARVYITTLKRSPETKRLRVRKSPKEKPLIFRLDDGERVTDFFEGIELEWRFVLRADSDKDTMNGGGGGGDGYEKRLYELSFNKKHEEKVSMVYIPFVLERAKRIEEENRFLKMHTLNIGFNGPCVGVNWQSVNLEHPATFETLAMKESKKISIMEDLDRFVRRKDFYKKVGRAWKRGYLLYGPPGTGKSSLVAAMANHLKFDIYDLQLGNVQRDCDLRRLLLATDNRSILVIEDIDCSVRLPDRLNNGGEQDYQTKSNNLDNPNDKKSVLTLSGLLNFIDGLWSSCGDERIIIFTTNHKEKLEPALLRPGRMDVHIHMGYCTYEAFKQLATNYLEISGDHHNHKHLYSEIKALLEQVQVTPAQVAEEFLKHEDADSALDRLLSLLRRIKNNVETGHLDQLDHHYSEALYE; the protein is encoded by the exons ATGTTTTCCACCAATGAAATGCCATCTCCATACTCAATTTTCACAGCCATGGCTTCCATCACAGCTTCCATAATGTTCTTCCAATCCATGATCAATCAAATCCTACCAAAACAAGTAACAAACTACCTCATCTCCATACTCCAACACCTCTTCCAATCTCACTACCCACACACCACCATAACTTTCGTATTCGAAAAGGGAAGCGAATACGGAACCCGAAACCAGATCTACGACGCTGCAAGGGTTTACATCACAACACTCAAACGAAGCCCCGAGACCAAAAGGCTCAGGGTTCGCAAAAGTCCCAAAGAAAAACCTCTCATCTTCCGTCTAGATGACGGAGAGAGAGTAACCGATTTTTTCGAGGGAATCGAGCTCGAATGGAGATTCGTTCTCCGAGCTGATTCGGATAAAGACACAATGAATGGAggcggtggtggtggtgatggtTACGAGAAAAGACTTTACGAGCTGAGCTTTAACAAAAAACACGAGGAGAAGGTTTCAATGGTTTACATTCCTTTCGTTCTGGAAAGAGCGAAACGTATTGAAGAAGAGAATAGGTTTTTGAAAATGCACACTCTTAATATTGGGTTTAATGGGCCTTGTGTTGGTGTGAATTGGCAATCTGTTAATCTTGAACACCCAGCAACATTTGAGACTCTGGCTATGAAAGAGAGCaaaaagattagtataatggaAGATCTTGATAGGTTTGTTAGGAGAAAAGATTTTTATAAGAAAGTTGGGAGAGCATGGAAACGTGGGTACTTGTTGTATGGACCACCTGGGACTGGTAAATCGAGCTTGGTTGCTGCCATGGCTAATCATCTTAAGTTTGATATTTATGATTTACAACTTGGTAATGTACAGCGTGATTGTGATCTTAGAAGGTTGCTTCTTGCTACTGATAATAGGTCTatattggttattgaagatattGATTGCAGTGTTAGACTTCCTGATCGTCTCAACAATGGTGGAGAACAAGATTATCAAACCAAGTCTAATAATCTTGACAATCCAAACGACAAGAAAAGTGTT TTGACATTATCTGGGTTGTTAAACTTCATAGATGGATTATGGTCAAGTTGTGGAGATGAAAGGATCATAATATTCACCACAAACCACAAAGAAAAGCTTGAACCAGCTCTGTTGAGACCTGGTCGAATGGACGTACATATTCACATGGGCTATTGTACGTACGAGGCATTCAAGCAATTGGCCACAAATTACTTGGAAATCTCTGGTGACCATCACAACCACAAACACCTCTATTCTGAAATTAAAGCTTTACTCGAACAAGTACAAGTCACTCCAGCCCAAGTTGCAGAGGAATTCTTGAAACATGAAGATGCTGATTCTGCTCTAGATCGATTACTCAGTCTTCTTAGACGAATCAAAAATAATGTGGAAACTGGTCATCTTGATCAACTAGATCATCACTACTCTGAGGCTTTATATGAATAA